CCGTCCTCCCGCGCGCCCGAGGGCCTGTCCGACCCGCAGTTCGTGCTGTTCGAGACCGAGTCGGGGGCCCTGGTGGACGTCGAGGTCTTCGTCAACTGCGGTTTCGGTTACCAGGTGCGCTGCGAGGCGGTGTGCGAGGCGGGCAGCGCGCGGATCGGCGAGGCGCACACCATGGTGGTCACCACCCGGGACGGCGCCCGCGAGGAGGTGGCCCGGGACTACCTCGTCCGCTTCGCCGACGCCTACGACCGCGAGGTGCAGGCCTGGGTGGACGCCACCCGGCGCGGCGAGGTGACCGGTCCGAGCGCCTGGGACGGGTACGCGGCGTCCGTGGTCGCCGAGGCGGGCGTACGGTCCCTGGAGACCGGCACGCGGGTGACCGTCGAACCGGCCCCCCGCCCGGCGCTGTACGCCCGGCCCGGCGGCTGACGGCGCGACCGGCGCGGTGTCAGGCCCGCCGCGCCGGCTCACACACCGCCGAACAGCGCGCTCAGCCCCCGTTCCACCACCCCCGTCACATCCTCCTCACCGCCCGCCACCACCTCGTACGTGCGCCGCAGGAAAGCGCGCAGCGCCGGGGCCGGGAAGAGCAGCAGGGCCATGCCGTGCGGCGAGTGGAGTTCCAGGACGGTCCCGGTGCGGCCGCAGGGCCATATCCGTACGTCCCCCTGACCGGCCGGGGCCCCCAGCCCCTCGTCGAGCAGGGAGCGCGCGAAGGTCCAGGTGACCTCCTCGCCGTGCAGGGCGGCCTCGGCGGGGAAGTCCAGGTACACCGCGAGCGGATCGTCGGCGGTGTAGCGCAGCGTGGCGGGCACCGGGACCTCACGGTCCCCGGCGGCGACGAGGCGGGCGTGGGCGAGCTGTGCGACGGTGGTCTCCATGCTCATAAGGAGTCCGTGAGGGCCGGTCGCATGCCGCCAATTCCGGTCAGAGTTCGGCGGGTACCGGCCGCTCCGCCACCCTCTGGAACGCGGCGTTGTCGAACGTCCGCCCGAACCCCGGGCCCAGAGCGCCCGCCTCACCCAACACACGTACGATTCCTACGACTTGGGCACCGCCGCGGGTAGGCTTTTCGTCCCCATGAATCCCTCCGGAAGGACTCTGGCATATGCCTGAGGCACCACCGTAACGTGTGTTGCCAAATCCCTTACAGGCGGTCGCGGGCTGTGCGAGAGTCGTAACGGTCCCGCCGTCACCGCCGTACCGACCCCCCATTTCCGGAGTGCGTCATGCCGTCCCCAGTCTCCGCGGACCGCCCAGCCGCCCAGCCGCCCGGCCGCGGGTCGGTCGAGGCACTGATAAGGCAGACGCGGC
This sequence is a window from Streptomyces rubradiris. Protein-coding genes within it:
- a CDS encoding SsgA family sporulation/cell division regulator — translated: METTVAQLAHARLVAAGDREVPVPATLRYTADDPLAVYLDFPAEAALHGEEVTWTFARSLLDEGLGAPAGQGDVRIWPCGRTGTVLELHSPHGMALLLFPAPALRAFLRRTYEVVAGGEEDVTGVVERGLSALFGGV